TGGAGCGGCCTATCGGCAAGTCGCGATGATCGATGCCGCAGGGCGAGTGGCCGTGCATACCGGCGCGCAGTGCATCGAAGCTGCAGGACATGGCAGCGGTGAACAAGTGGCGGCGCAAGCCAACCTTATGAAGCGGCCTACGGTCTGGGGTGCCATGCTGGAAAGATTTGCCAACGCCAAAGGAGATTTGGCCGCGCGCTTTCTCGCTGCACTGGAGGCCGCCGAGGAAGAAGGCGGAGACCGACGCGGAAAGCAATCTGCTGCTTTGCTTATCGTCCGTGCGCACCCCACGGGCAAACCCTGGGTTGATCGTGCCGTTGACCTGCGCGTCGAAGACCACCCGGACCCAGTTGTGGAATTAGCGCGCCTTTTACGGTTGCAGCGTACCTACGCTCACCATGTGGCGACGCTGCCAGGGCTGCTTGACGATCCCGCCGTGCTTGAGCGCTTACTCGCGGCTTCCTCTTGCATAATTTAAGGGTTCGCGTAGCTTCAGTAGCTGGGCATTCCGCCGGAAGGAGACGCGAAGGGTGGTGGCATCGCTCTTCGCCTCTTGTAAAGTGGAAGAATCGTAGCGAGATGAAAGAGAGAAACGCGATGCGTAACGCCGTGACTCGACTTCTCGGCTGCCGCCGATCCGCGAACCTCCCGGCGCGCAGCCCGCCTGAAGCCCTAGGGCTCCGGCAAGAACACTGGCACGAAATATAGTGAGGAAAGAGGCTGACGAAGAGCAAGCACGCCTCTCAGAATAGGAGACACGGTATG
This DNA window, taken from Deltaproteobacteria bacterium, encodes the following:
- a CDS encoding DUF1028 domain-containing protein — protein: MTYSIIARDPETGELGIAVQSYYFSVGAVVPWAEAGVGAVATQSFVDPSYGPLGLELMRRGKSAPDALRLLVAADPGAAYRQVAMIDAAGRVAVHTGAQCIEAAGHGSGEQVAAQANLMKRPTVWGAMLERFANAKGDLAARFLAALEAAEEEGGDRRGKQSAALLIVRAHPTGKPWVDRAVDLRVEDHPDPVVELARLLRLQRTYAHHVATLPGLLDDPAVLERLLAASSCII